The following is a genomic window from Polaribacter atrinae.
AATATAGATCCTCTTTCTATTATTATGGATATGAGAAGATATTTGGTAATGGAAGAAAGTGCAGCGCCACAAGAGTTAAATATGATGATGACAAACATCGAAAACAACGGAGCTCCTTGGCAATACAATCAACAAGATAGATTAAACTGGGCAAAAGAGGAGTAAAAAATGTTGGCACTTCTCAGTTTTAGAAAGAAGAAACTGTTTTTAGACCATGTCAGTTCGGGTGAATTTATGAAGAACTAATAAATTTATATCGACAACACACGATTAATCATTTAAACGAATAAACATCAAAGTTATGAACGTACCAACAATGGCAGATATGATGGCTCAAGGTAAGCAACCAAAAGTGTTGTTTTGGGTTGGCGCAGCAGGAAGTTATGATGATAGAGCAAAAAAAATATCGAGAGCATTTGTAAAAATATTACATCAAGCTAAGGTAGATTTTGCTGTTTTAGGAACGGAGGAATCATCTACTGGTGATGCAGCAAAAAGAGCAGGAAATGAATTCTTGTTTCAAATGCAAGCAATGATGAATATTGAAGTATTAAATGGTTATGAAGTAAAAAAAATAGTTACTTGTGATCCGCATTCGTTTAATACTTTAAAAAATGAATATCCTTCTTTAGGAGGAAAATATGAAGTTTTTCATCATACACAATTCATCCAAAATTTAATTTCTGAAGGTCGTTTAACATTAGATGATACTACTTTAAAGGGTAAAAGAGTAACGTTTCATGATCCTTGTTATTTAGGTAGAGCTAATGATGTTTATGAGTCTCCTAGAGAATTAATAAAAAGAT
Proteins encoded in this region:
- a CDS encoding (Fe-S)-binding protein; protein product: MNVPTMADMMAQGKQPKVLFWVGAAGSYDDRAKKISRAFVKILHQAKVDFAVLGTEESSTGDAAKRAGNEFLFQMQAMMNIEVLNGYEVKKIVTCDPHSFNTLKNEYPSLGGKYEVFHHTQFIQNLISEGRLTLDDTTLKGKRVTFHDPCYLGRANDVYESPRELIKRLGVNLTEMKRHKSTALCCGAGGAQMFKDAEKGDKEINVLRTEDALETKPNIIATGCPYCNTMMTDGIKFKEKEAEVVVKDIAELIAEANNL